CAACACATGATTATAAACAGGAGTGGGAGGCTGACCGCTACCAAGTTAGTGGAAAAATGTATGCAATGATAGGGGGGAATGCTACCGGAAAGCCAGTTCTTACGCTGAAATGCGAGCCCCAGCGTGCAGAAGAATTAAGGGAAGCTTACGAAAGTATCATACCTGGCTATTATATGAATAAAACTCATTGGAACTCCATTTACATGGATTCAGATGATGTACCCCTTGATTTGGTAGAAAAGCTTATCGAACATTCCTATGACCTAGTTTTCGGAAAGCTAACAAAAAAAGCACAGCAGGAAGTCCTTTTACTTGAAGAGACAATGTGACATTATAGTGTAAGATGGAAGGTTAAAAAACTACCCTTTTTCTAAGATATATTGAGAAAATGGGTAGTTTTTTTAGCCAAAGACATGCTCATGCCCGAGAGAAAAATGCTTGGGCAAGACAAAGCAACGCTCAAGTTTAAGAGAAAAGCGCTCGGGTGAGTCGAAGCAACGCTCAGACCCAAGAGAAAAGCGCTCGGGTAGGTCGAAGTAACGCTCAGGTCAGAGAAAAAAGCGCTCGGGTGAGATGAAGCAACGCTCAGGTCCAAGAGAAAAGTGCTCGGGTAGGTCGAAGTAACGCTCAGGTCAGAGAAAAAAGCGCTCGGGTGAGACGAAGCAACGCTCAGGTTCAAGAGAAAAGTTCTCGGTTAGGTCGAAGCAACGCTCAGATCCAAGAGGAAATTGCTCAGGTAGGTCGAAGCAACGCTCAGGCCCAAGAGAAAAGCGCTCGGGTAGGTCGAAGTAACGCTCAGGTCAGAGAAAAGCGCTCGGTAAGGTCGAAGTAACGCTCAGGTCAGAGAAAAAAGCGCTCAGGTATAAGTAGGAATCGCTAGGTACACCAACAAATGCTCAGGCAAAGAAAAAGTCGCTTATTGCAATCGAAGCAATGCCCTGGCTTGCTTAAAAAGTCTACAATCGGACAAAAAAACCCCAAGCCCATTGAAACGGCTCGGGTTCAACAAAAAACGTTCTTCAAATCACAGTAAAGAAGAAATCAATTTATGCATTATAGCCACGGTCACCAAAAGGCTGTAGTGTATCGAGCCATTTTTGCTCAAGTTTTTCTAGCTCTCTTTTGGCATCAAAATAGCCCTCTTCTTTTTTCTTTAAGTATTCAACGATTTCAAGGTCAAAAGCATCTTGACCAAAAGTGTTGAAATCTGCTTGTAGTTTTTTATTGGTATATGAATTAGTTTTAAGCGAAAATTGAAATCCGTTTAGGCGCTTTAAATTATTGAAGCTACCAACAAACACCTTTCCATTTTGTTTATTGGTCATTGTAAAAACGCCCGCTTCAATTTTCATTTCTTTATACATTTCCTTTAATTCTTTTTTATGGTCCATTGAAAACCCTTCTTTCTTATTTTTATCCTGCATTAACAAGCAGTCGTTTATAATAACTAATCCTCTCTGATTCAGCTTCACTTTATCCAATAGGCACTGCCATCATCTGTACGGTCCATAAAACCATATTCAATTAAATAACGGCGGATTTGTACATAATCCTCATACATTGGCTGGATTGCCTCATTTAATTCTTTTTCTGTGTACTGTTTGGTCTTATCGAAAAGCTTTGTGATTGCTCGTAGGATGATAATTTTATGCTTTTCTCGTTTTGGAAACCGGGTAAGCTCTTGACCAATTCCCTTTGGAAAATACTTTTCGAGTAACTCTTGTTCCTCAGATAGCGTAATATTATAGCGATCATCCACCATTGTTGCGGTTTTATGAATTGGAATAAAATGATCTTCCTTTTGATCCTTTTCTTTTAATAGTTCCATCATGGCAAGAAATGTTTTTGCTTGTCGCTCTTTTTCCTTGAGTGTAAAACGGTGATGACGAATCGTTGTTGCGCTACCTATATCAAGCCTCTCTTTTATTTCTTGATCCGTATGTCCCTCATAGAATAAACGCATGATATGACTTTGATGGTCTGTTAGCCCTGTCATTTTTTTATTTAATCCATTTAAATAATGAAAAACGGAATGATGTGCAGAAGTAATATGATGCTGCATAAATTTTTCTGCCTCATAAAGTACGCCTTCATAGGGATAGATAATACCTTTTTCAATTCGTTCGCCGCAAAGCAAGCAAGTAAAATATGCTGTTTCCTCTACGTAACCCTTTTTAATGTCCTCAATCGATGCTTGCCAAAACAGTTCATTAACATCCATTAAAAGTCCTCCCTGAAATAAACAAAATATTATTTCGTTTGCTTATCTATATTAAAAATAACAAATTGTTTGTTTTAAATCAATAAAAAACACATCGCTTGATCAACGATGTGTTAAAATCTATTTATTTTTCTTTTTGAAAAGGATAATAGATAGGATGGCTAGTATAAGAGTAGTAGCTAGAATAATAATGACACTTGTAGAGGTACTGAGAATATTTCCATGTAGATCATAGACAATACCATACATTTCTTTATATTCTTCCACGTTTGAAGCAGGTATACCCTCGAAAACTTTGGTGATGGAGCTTCCCATAAATGCATTGCGTAATAGTAAGGTTGTATGACTGATAGGGAAATACATAATCAAATTTTGTGCAAAGCTAGGTAATGCACCAATAGGGACATAGACGCCACATAAGAAGCCAAGTGCAGTTCCCACAATGGTACTTAATGTTGAAAAGGAGTTTTGAGTCGTCGCAAATAATACTAGAAAAAGATTAAAAACACTGGCAAGTAATACTGATAAAAATAATAGGCCTACTACATGAACGAAATCTCCAATGCTGAGAAGCTCACCGCCAGTGGATACAATAAAGATTTCACAGCCAAGGAGGGCAATAAAGGAAAAGATACAGCCAATAATAAAGGCATTGAACACATAGCTAAATTGAATAGTGGCTCTTGAAATAGGGGCGGTTAAAAAATCAGCCTGTGCTTTAGATTCCAAATCCTTTACGGCAATTCCGTAGGCTGCGAGTGTTGTAGTTACAGCGATCATGGATAATAGCCCCGCTACAAGCCATTCATTCACCATTGTAATTAGTTCAGGTGTAGCCTCTGTCATTTGCTCAATAGCATCCACCTGCATTTTTTGTAGAAATACGGCATATAGCACAATTACGATAATGACAGAAAGCAGTGAATAGAAAACTTGTGTTTTATCTCTACGGAAAACCTTATTATTTCGTTGTACTAGGCTAATAAATGCTTCCATTATGCAGCACCTTCCTCCGCCATAATATGAAGAAAGACATCATCCATTGTCCCTTTTATTACTTCAAAGGAGGCGATGAACGGCTCTGCCTTTTTTAATAAGTCCAAAGCATGAAGCGTTGAGTCAACTCGAATAGTGTAAATACCGAGCTTTTCTGTGTAAGAAATGGCATTGTCCTTGAGCCACTTACTGCCTTCAGCACTATTATGAAAAACAAGTGCCATCGAATCATAGGCATACTTAGTCTTCAAAGCATCCGGTGTTCCTTCAGCAACAATTTCTCCTTGCTTTAAAACAATGACATGATGTGCAACAGCCGCTTCCTCCATGTAATGTGTAGTTAAAAACACAGTCATATTTGTTTCAAGTTGCAGTTGTTTAATTGCCTGCCAAACAAATTGACGTGTTTGTGGATCTAATCCGGTTGTTGGCTCATCTAAAAATAAAATTTTCGGTCGATGAATAAGCGCTCGTGCTATATCAGCGCGTCTTTTTTGACCGCCGGATAATGTTCCATATTTACGTTTTTCTATATCCTCTAAATGTAAATAGGTAGAAACAAATTGATAGTTTTCAGCCAGCTGTGCTCTTGATAAGCCATATGTTTTGCCGCGATGCAGTATATTTTCACGAACGGTTAATCGCTCATCAAGTAGGCTTTGCTGAAAAACCACGCCAATTGATTTCCGTATTTCAGCATTGTCATTGCTTGCATCAAGGGTGTGACCGTTAATTTTCACAGTACCACTTGTTTTTTCTAATAAGGTACAAAGTATTTCAATGGTTGTTGATTTACCTGCACCATTTGCCCCCAAAAATGCAAAGAGGGTGCCTTCTTCTACAGTAAATGAAATCCCTTTAACAGCCCGATGCTCACCATATTGCTTACGCAGTTTGTCAACTTGTATAGCAAATTTCATAATAGATTATTCCTTTCTTTTTTGTATTTCATGATTGATTTCTTTAATATCGTTTAATTGAAGCACGTAGGTAATACCCCATACGATAACGTAAATAACGATTTCCGCTATCAGTATATACACAAGACTAGAATGATCAAACCAGTGGCCAAAATAACCTGCGATGATTACACATAAAGTTACGGCGATTATGTGTAAGGGCAGTTGTATTAAAAAAGGTAAACGCTCAATATCATAAATTAAGGACAATAAGCCTATGACAACACCTAGAATGGCAGCGATTATGACTTGCTCAAGTAATGCTGATCCTACTATCACTTCATTATTAGACAGCATACTTAAGGTCACAAGGACGTAGGAGGAACTCAGTGAAATAAGTAGACCAATAATCATCATGCGCAATATTTTCATATTATGAATCCCTCCCGATACCTAAATGGCGTTTTAACTCTTTTAAATATTTTCGGCTGACATGCACGGTAACATCATTTTCAAGCATTAGTTCAGTCGTTCCCAGTTTCCCCATTTGAATAGAGGCAATTTTATGAATGTTGACGAGTGTTGATTTACTCACTCGTGCAAAATCTTTTGCAA
This genomic stretch from Lysinibacillus pakistanensis harbors:
- a CDS encoding ABC transporter ATP-binding protein, translating into MKFAIQVDKLRKQYGEHRAVKGISFTVEEGTLFAFLGANGAGKSTTIEILCTLLEKTSGTVKINGHTLDASNDNAEIRKSIGVVFQQSLLDERLTVRENILHRGKTYGLSRAQLAENYQFVSTYLHLEDIEKRKYGTLSGGQKRRADIARALIHRPKILFLDEPTTGLDPQTRQFVWQAIKQLQLETNMTVFLTTHYMEEAAVAHHVIVLKQGEIVAEGTPDALKTKYAYDSMALVFHNSAEGSKWLKDNAISYTEKLGIYTIRVDSTLHALDLLKKAEPFIASFEVIKGTMDDVFLHIMAEEGAA
- a CDS encoding DUF3021 domain-containing protein, with translation MKILRMMIIGLLISLSSSYVLVTLSMLSNNEVIVGSALLEQVIIAAILGVVIGLLSLIYDIERLPFLIQLPLHIIAVTLCVIIAGYFGHWFDHSSLVYILIAEIVIYVIVWGITYVLQLNDIKEINHEIQKRKE
- a CDS encoding MmcQ/YjbR family DNA-binding protein, which codes for MDKESIHAYCLKLRGTTHDYKQEWEADRYQVSGKMYAMIGGNATGKPVLTLKCEPQRAEELREAYESIIPGYYMNKTHWNSIYMDSDDVPLDLVEKLIEHSYDLVFGKLTKKAQQEVLLLEETM
- a CDS encoding GIY-YIG nuclease family protein, whose product is MDHKKELKEMYKEMKIEAGVFTMTNKQNGKVFVGSFNNLKRLNGFQFSLKTNSYTNKKLQADFNTFGQDAFDLEIVEYLKKKEEGYFDAKRELEKLEQKWLDTLQPFGDRGYNA
- a CDS encoding ABC transporter permease, with translation MEAFISLVQRNNKVFRRDKTQVFYSLLSVIIVIVLYAVFLQKMQVDAIEQMTEATPELITMVNEWLVAGLLSMIAVTTTLAAYGIAVKDLESKAQADFLTAPISRATIQFSYVFNAFIIGCIFSFIALLGCEIFIVSTGGELLSIGDFVHVVGLLFLSVLLASVFNLFLVLFATTQNSFSTLSTIVGTALGFLCGVYVPIGALPSFAQNLIMYFPISHTTLLLRNAFMGSSITKVFEGIPASNVEEYKEMYGIVYDLHGNILSTSTSVIIILATTLILAILSIILFKKKNK
- a CDS encoding DUF2087 domain-containing protein; this translates as MDVNELFWQASIEDIKKGYVEETAYFTCLLCGERIEKGIIYPYEGVLYEAEKFMQHHITSAHHSVFHYLNGLNKKMTGLTDHQSHIMRLFYEGHTDQEIKERLDIGSATTIRHHRFTLKEKERQAKTFLAMMELLKEKDQKEDHFIPIHKTATMVDDRYNITLSEEQELLEKYFPKGIGQELTRFPKREKHKIIILRAITKLFDKTKQYTEKELNEAIQPMYEDYVQIRRYLIEYGFMDRTDDGSAYWIK